In Zingiber officinale cultivar Zhangliang chromosome 6A, Zo_v1.1, whole genome shotgun sequence, a single genomic region encodes these proteins:
- the LOC121994094 gene encoding uncharacterized protein LOC121994094 yields the protein MSQRGAAVMVDQEAAPPHGILLAVVVALVVAAPFFVGGGGEAITGAISDLLSPAGLLLLPVLLILLIRFLSSDRGAILSEIFSAGSPDSVHRVGGSPVGIGLLLLLILCLLYYRFSIFGGGGGDDE from the coding sequence ATGAGCCAGAGAGGAGCAGCAGTCATGGTGGATCAGGAAGCCGCGCCGCCCCACGGGATCCTGCTCGCGGTCGTCGTCGCCCTGGTGGTGGCCGCCCCCTTCTTCGTCGGCGGCGGAGGTGAGGCCATCACCGGCGCCATCTCCGACCTCCTCAGCCCCGCCGGCCTCCTACTCCTCCCCGTCCTCCTCATCCTCCTCATACGCTTCCTATCTTCCGACCGCGGCGCCATCCTCTCCGAGATCTTCTCCGCGGGCTCCCCCGACTCCGTCCACCGCGTCGGCGGATCCCCAGTCGGCATCGGCCTCTTGCTCCTCCTCATCCTCTGCCTCCTCTACTACCGCTTCTCCATCTTCGGCGGTGGCGGGGGCGACGACGAGTAA